One region of Seriola aureovittata isolate HTS-2021-v1 ecotype China chromosome 15, ASM2101889v1, whole genome shotgun sequence genomic DNA includes:
- the LOC130182014 gene encoding olfactory receptor 1M1-like: protein MSFLRTVLNDSVIIHPPGFYVIGFQSFPYISVYIIFLAFVYVVTVVCNILLVYIIAVDRRLHTPKFLAVVNLAVIDIMLNTSTIPGMIKTFLIKNNFVPFNQCLLQMYFHYAFLALESYSLAVLAYDRFIAICFPLRQNLFNTLLIMTCIIGVTWMYCAGLLAYSTAIMTRLSFCNSVRVFSYFCDYAPVFRLACNDYSLQWSLASASLGNLIGPFTFIILSYLIIIVTVCRMKSVSSRMKALTTCIEHLILVAIFYIPIFSIFIIGLFIRAIDPDQRVLSLSLAVCIPPCINPIVYSLKTKEIKNRAHALIWRMKTNP, encoded by the coding sequence ATGTCTTTTCTAAGGACTGTTTTAAATGACTCTGTCATCATTCATCCTCCAGGCTTCTATGTCATAGGATTTCAGTCGTTTCCCTACATCAGTGTCTACATCATCTTTCTAGCGTTTGTGTATGTGGTTACAGTAGTGTGCAATATTTTATTGGTGTACATAATTGCTGTTGACCGCAGATTACACACTCCAAAGTTTTTGGCTGTTGTCAACCTCGCAGTCATTGATATAATGTTGAACACAAGCACTATTCCCGGCATGATTAAGACTTTCCTCATTAAGAACAACTTTGTTCCATTCAACCAATGTCTCCTACAAATGTATTTCCACTATGCTTTTTTGGCTCTGGAGTCATATTCGCTTGCTGTACTTGCCTATGACAGGTTCATTGCAATATGTTTCCCTCTGCGTCAGAACCTATTCAACACACTACTCATCATGACTTGTATTATAGGCGTGACTTGGATGTACTGTGCAGGATTACTGGCTTATAGCACGGCAATCATGACTCGACTGTCTTTTTGCAATTCTGTCAGAGTGTTCAGTTATTTCTGTGACTATGCACCTGTGTTTAGACTCGCCTGTAATGATTACTCATTACAGTGGTCCTTGGCTTCAGCTTCTTTGGGCAATCTGATAGGCCcctttacttttattattctGTCCTATCTCATCATCATAGTGACCGTATGTAGGATGAAATCAGTCAGCAGTAGGATGAAAGCTCTCACTACTTGCATTGAGCACCTCATTCTTGTTGCTATATTTTATATTCCTATATTCAGCATTTTCATAATTGGGCTGTTTATACGAGCCATTGACCCAGACCAACGTGTGCTGAGCCTGTCGCTGGCTGTATGCATCCCGCCCTGCATCAATCCTATTGTATATTccttgaaaacaaaagagatcAAAAATAGAGCCCATGCACTGATCTGGAGAATGAAAACGAACCCTTGA
- the LOC130182013 gene encoding olfactory receptor 1M1-like, whose product MSFLRTVLNDSFIIHPPGFYVIGFQSFPYISVYIIFLAFVYVVTVVCNILLVYIIAVDRRLHTPKFLAVGNLAVIDIMLNTSTIPGMIKTFLFKDNFVPFNQCLLQMYFHYAFLALESYSLAVLAYDRFIAICFPLRQNLFNTLLIMSCIIGVTWMYCAGLLAYSTAIMTRLSFCNSVRVFSYFCDYAPVFRLACNDYSLQWSLASASLGHLIGPFTFIILSYLIIIVTVCRMKSVSSRMKALTTCIEHLILVAIFYIPIFSIFLFGLFIRAIDPDQRVLSLSLAVCIPPCINPIVYSLKTKEIKIRVLALIWRMKTNP is encoded by the coding sequence ATGTCTTTTCTAAGGACTGTTTTAAATGACTCTTTCATCATTCATCCTCCAGGCTTCTATGTCATAGGATTTCAGTCGTTTCCCTACATCAGTGTCTACATCATCTTTCTAGCGTTTGTGTATGTGGTTACAGTAGTGTGCAATATTTTATTGGTGTACATAATTGCTGTTGACCGCAGATTACACACTCCAAAGTTTTTGGCTGTTGGCAACCTCGCAGTCATTGATATAATGTTGAACACGAGCACTATTCCCGGCATGATTAAGACTTTCCTCTTTAAGGACAACTTTGTTCCATTCAACCAATGTCTCCTACAAATGTATTTCCACTATGCTTTTTTAGCTCTGGAGTCATATTCGCTTGCTGTACTTGCCTATGACAGGTTCATTGCAATATGTTTCCCTCTGCGTCAGAACCTATTCAACACACTACTCATCATGTCTTGTATTATAGGCGTGACTTGGATGTACTGTGCAGGATTACTGGCTTATAGCACGGCAATCATGACTCGACTGTCTTTTTGCAATTCTGTCAGAGTGTTCAGTTATTTCTGTGACTATGCACCTGTGTTTAGACTCGCCTGTAATGATTACTCATTACAGTGGTCCTTGGCTTCAGCTTCTTTGGGCCATCTGATAGGCCcctttacttttattattctGTCCTATCTCATCATCATAGTGACTGTATGTAGGATGAAATCAGTCAGCAGTAGGATGAAAGCGCTCACTACTTGCATTGAGCACCTCATTCTTGTTGCTATATTTTATATTCCTatattcagcattttcttaTTTGGACTGTTTATACGAGCCATTGACCCAGACCAACGTGTGCTGAGCCTGTCGCTGGCTGTATGCATCCCGCCCTGCATTAATCCTATTGTATATTccttgaaaacaaaagagataaaaatCAGAGTCTTGGCACTGATCTggagaatgaaaacaaaccctTGA